A window of Microscilla marina ATCC 23134 contains these coding sequences:
- a CDS encoding MATE family efflux transporter, giving the protein MQKSNQKASLREQILHQNIWKLMFKMATPGILGMLVVSINNFVDALFVGQLIGQNALAAISLVLPITMIPAALSAMIGVGSASVLSRAIGSQDVETQQKVFSNLLGMSLVFSAILTVLGYIYASPLIAFMGGKGEVLVYGTSYLEIFMLGSFFRVFAIATNMLIRAEGKVNIAMKYAAISMVINMVLDPLFITGFGWGIEGASLATVSSLGVYTVLNYLYFVKGKNSFPVDLKKVTLDRSILPKVLGVGVAAMMMQLMFLVQQTFVFKSIAYYGNDNDIAFMGACYRVLMLAIVPVFGLVQAMQPIVGINYGAKDFQRVKQTVKVFVTGGMVLLTAIWLPVQLFPTTILHWLLPDMRFTVTDINNFRVAMIMMPAIPLVFIVGNFLQSIGNGLLSGIITVARQVVFFIPTVLILPTYVGISGVYLSAPLVDVVVISLVLVLLSLEFKKLDRKEVQYQSQIPTHPASATSPQPILG; this is encoded by the coding sequence TTTACGCGAGCAAATTCTTCATCAAAACATCTGGAAATTAATGTTTAAAATGGCTACCCCTGGCATATTGGGTATGCTTGTCGTGAGCATTAATAACTTTGTAGATGCTTTGTTTGTAGGACAACTTATTGGTCAAAACGCCTTGGCTGCCATTTCTTTGGTATTGCCTATTACTATGATTCCTGCCGCATTATCTGCGATGATTGGCGTGGGTTCTGCCTCGGTATTGAGCCGTGCCATTGGTTCGCAAGATGTAGAAACCCAGCAAAAAGTATTTAGTAATTTATTAGGCATGTCGCTTGTTTTTTCGGCTATACTCACTGTATTAGGGTATATCTACGCCAGTCCCCTCATTGCTTTTATGGGTGGCAAAGGCGAAGTGTTGGTGTATGGCACCTCCTATCTCGAGATATTTATGCTAGGTTCTTTTTTTCGTGTTTTTGCTATTGCCACCAATATGCTCATTCGTGCCGAAGGTAAAGTAAACATTGCTATGAAGTATGCTGCCATTAGCATGGTCATTAACATGGTACTTGATCCTTTGTTTATTACAGGGTTTGGCTGGGGGATAGAAGGTGCCTCGCTTGCCACAGTGTCGTCATTGGGAGTATACACAGTATTAAATTACTTATATTTTGTAAAAGGCAAAAACTCCTTTCCGGTTGATCTGAAAAAAGTTACCCTTGACCGTTCTATTTTGCCCAAAGTGTTGGGGGTGGGGGTAGCAGCTATGATGATGCAACTGATGTTTTTGGTGCAGCAAACCTTTGTATTTAAATCTATAGCCTATTATGGCAATGACAACGACATTGCTTTTATGGGCGCTTGTTATCGCGTATTGATGTTGGCCATTGTGCCAGTATTTGGCTTAGTGCAGGCAATGCAACCTATCGTAGGTATCAACTATGGCGCAAAAGATTTTCAACGGGTAAAACAAACTGTCAAAGTGTTTGTAACCGGAGGTATGGTATTGCTTACTGCTATATGGTTGCCAGTGCAGCTTTTCCCTACTACCATTTTGCATTGGCTTTTGCCAGATATGCGTTTTACAGTGACAGATATCAATAACTTCAGAGTAGCCATGATTATGATGCCCGCCATTCCACTGGTGTTTATTGTAGGTAACTTTTTGCAATCAATAGGCAATGGCTTGTTATCCGGTATCATTACCGTGGCACGTCAAGTTGTGTTTTTTATACCTACTGTCCTTATTTTGCCTACTTATGTGGGTATTTCTGGAGTGTACCTAAGCGCTCCTTTGGTAGATGTAGTCGTAATATCTCTAGTACTGGTGTTGCTTTCGCTTGAGTTCAAAAAATTAGATCGGAAAGAGGTACAATACCAAAGCCAAATACCAACACACCCTGCCTCTGCTACTTCTCCACAACCGATACTTGGTTAA